A DNA window from Argiope bruennichi chromosome X2, qqArgBrue1.1, whole genome shotgun sequence contains the following coding sequences:
- the LOC129959916 gene encoding uncharacterized protein LOC129959916 encodes MEYDQYRILRTNAAYIMMCDAVNMLYNNSVGNESHIAVAKRDGQLLPTKHLILTFQSPTLPEKVKAGYMKLAVRPFIPNPLRCYQCQRFGHSKISCRGTPTCARCAEKGHDSQQCTAQEKCVNCSGDHTSFSRSCPRWQLEKDIIALKIKEQISYVEAKRKILAQTPKPGLSYATAAKVPVQGNFCTNCSCMNCIKFTTKTKIVEKTSESETEPSSNSVPDTDKPTKRKTSSKSQRSLKLKLSKSNIPEKTISEKLKGVVHRDLASVFGGMSKSPDLITLHPPEEEDEELQMSCDATHSPTTVSNTSPQNKLS; translated from the exons ATGGAGTATGATCAATACCGCATACTCCGAACCAATGCAGCATATATAATGATGTGTGATGCTGTCAATATGCTGTATAACAATTCCGTAGGAAATGAAAGTCATATTGCTGTAGCAAA ACGAGATGGACAACTCCTACCCACAAAACACCTTATTCTCACTTTCCAATCTCCAACTTTGCCAGAAAAGGTTAAAGCAGGCTACATGAAATTGGCTGTGCGACCCTTTATTCCTAATCCTCTGCGATGTTATCAGTGCCAACGATTTGGACATTCTAAAATTTCCTGCCGCGGGACACccacttgcgcccgttgtgcagagaaaGGACACGACAGCCAGCAGTGTACGGCTCAAGAAAAATGTGTTAACTGCAGCGGCGATCACACATCTTTTTCTAGATCTTGTCCGCGTTGGCAGTTGGAGAAAGATATCATTGCATTGAAGATTAAGGAACAAATATCGTATGTAGAGGCAAAAAGAAAGATTCTCGCTCAAACACCTAAGCCAGGTCTAAGTTATGCTACAGCTGCAAAAGTTCCAGTTCAGGGAAATTTCTGTACAAACTGCTCCTGCatgaattgtattaaatttaccaccaaaacaaaaattgttgaaaaaacatCAGAGTCAGAAACTGAACCATCCTCAAATAGTGTTCCAGACACAGATAAACCCACAAAACGGAAAACATCATCCAAATCGCAGAGATCACTTAAACTGAAACTTTCGAAATCTAACATTCCAGAAAAAacgatttcagaaaaattaaag GGTGTGGTCCATAGAGACCTTGCGTCTGTTTTTGGTGGCATGTCCAAGAGCCCCGACCTTATAACGCTACATCCGCCTGAGGAGGAGGATGAAGAACTTCAAATGAGTTGCGATGCCACGCACTCTCCAACTACCGTCTCAAATACCTCTCCccaaaataaactttcttaa